Below is a genomic region from Desulfobotulus pelophilus.
GCCCTTTGACTTTGACAGCTTTGCCCTGAATTCAGGAGCCATGAAAATTCTGGATGCGAAGGTGGTGTGGCTTAGAAATAATCCTGCAGTTAAGGTGACTGTTGAAGGTCACTGTGACGACCGTGGAACCCGTGAGTACAACCTTGCTCTGGGGGATCGACGTGCGCGGAGCGTCAAGCAGTACCTCGTAGACAGCGGTATTTCTGCTGATCGCATTGCCACCATTAGCTACGGAGAAGAGCGTCCTCTGGATCCTGCAAAGAATGAAGCTGCATGGTCGAAGAACCGTCGTGCTCAGTTTGTTATCCGATAACCTGTGAGAAAAGCATCCGGACTCAAAAAGTGTCCGGATGCTTTTAAGGAAGTTTTTATGGTTAAGGCAAAGGGCTGCAGGGTATGCCTTTTTGCATTCGTAGCGATGGCAGCTGCCGGGTGTGCAACCCGGCATGATTTTATTGATGTGGACGCCCGTGTGGCTTCCATTGAAAAAGATCGGGCTGTACAGGTAGGGATGCAGGAAGAGATCCGTGATCGTATGGAAAAAATTGAGGGCAGAGTTGAAGGACAGGAGCAGGATCTGCGTTCTTCTTTTGCCCGTATGCGTTCAGAAGTGGATTCACTGCGTCTTATGATCCAGGAGTTGCAGGGAAGCATGGAAGAAAGTTTTTTCCGTACGCAGGGAGTGACAGAAAAGCGGGATGCCCTTGCTGGGGAGCTTGCGTACTTAAAAGACAGCCTGATGAAGCTTTCCGGTCGAATCGAGCACATGGCCGATTATGTAGGCTTTGAATCCTCCGCTGTAGAAATCCCGGACGATGAGATGAAAGCTGCGGATGTTCAGCAAAGAACGAAAGCAGAAGTCCACGAGAATGTGGATACCTTATATGCTGAGGCAAAACAGGCTTTTGA
It encodes:
- the pal gene encoding peptidoglycan-associated lipoprotein Pal — protein: MAAKSWVRYGLVLAVPCVMVLSSCAGKTGGTDMAEQEMAEQLQEEEAARIAAEEEARKAEEARIEAERLAREKAEAKKKEEAKAAFLESHVPFDFDSFALNSGAMKILDAKVVWLRNNPAVKVTVEGHCDDRGTREYNLALGDRRARSVKQYLVDSGISADRIATISYGEERPLDPAKNEAAWSKNRRAQFVIR
- the ybgF gene encoding tol-pal system protein YbgF, giving the protein MVKAKGCRVCLFAFVAMAAAGCATRHDFIDVDARVASIEKDRAVQVGMQEEIRDRMEKIEGRVEGQEQDLRSSFARMRSEVDSLRLMIQELQGSMEESFFRTQGVTEKRDALAGELAYLKDSLMKLSGRIEHMADYVGFESSAVEIPDDEMKAADVQQRTKAEVHENVDTLYAEAKQAFDNGVFEKARDGFQEILKRFPDAGLADNAQFWIGEIYYRENWYEKAILEYQKVIDNYPKGNKVASSLLKQGLAFEKLGQKANARLILEELLRKYPGSSESLIAQRKLRQL